A single genomic interval of Camelina sativa cultivar DH55 chromosome 11, Cs, whole genome shotgun sequence harbors:
- the LOC104724908 gene encoding ras-related protein RABF2a isoform X2: MASSGNKNINAKLVLLGDVGAGKSSLVLRFVKDQFVEFQESTIGAAFFSQTLAVNDATVKFEIWDTAGQERYHSLAPMYYRGAAAAIIVFDITNQASFERAKKWVQELQAQGGRDICSREQPFLHGNLSEDCNKCQRHILRNREKTTACSASRKPNRNGSPKRTRGYSSEFIVLCLVSYLKRDLFWLVT, encoded by the exons ATGGCTAGCTCTGGAAACAAGAACATCAACGCCAAATTG GTATTACTTGGAGATGTTGGGGCTGGAAAATCAAGTCTTGTGCTTCGTTTTGTTAAAGATCAGTTTGTTGAATTCCAG GAATCGACCATTGGTGCAGCTTTTTTCTCTCAAACACTGGCTGTGAATGATGCCACTGTGAAGTTTGAGATATGGGATACAGCTGGTCAGGAACGATACCATAGCTTGGCTCCAATGTACTACAGGGGTGCAGCTGCTGCAATTATTGTCTTTGACATTACTAATCAA GCTTCATTTGAGAGGGCGAAGAAATGGGTCCAGGAACTGCAGGCACAAG GAGGCAGAGATATATGCTCAAGAGAACAGCCTTTTCTTCATGGAAACCTCAGCGAAGACTGCAACAAATGTCAAAGACATATTCTACGAAATCG CGAAAAGACTACCGCGTGTTCAGCCAGCAGAAAACCCAACAGGAATGGTTCTCCCAAACGGACCAGGGGCTACAGCAGTGAGTTCATCGTGTTGTGCTTAGTTTCGTACCTTAAGAGAGATCTCTTTTGGTTAGTCACATAG
- the LOC104724908 gene encoding ras-related protein RABF2a isoform X1, with the protein MASSGNKNINAKLVLLGDVGAGKSSLVLRFVKDQFVEFQESTIGAAFFSQTLAVNDATVKFEIWDTAGQERYHSLAPMYYRGAAAAIIVFDITNQASFERAKKWVQELQAQGNPNMVMALAGNKADLLDARKVSAEEAEIYAQENSLFFMETSAKTATNVKDIFYEIAKRLPRVQPAENPTGMVLPNGPGATAVSSSCCA; encoded by the exons ATGGCTAGCTCTGGAAACAAGAACATCAACGCCAAATTG GTATTACTTGGAGATGTTGGGGCTGGAAAATCAAGTCTTGTGCTTCGTTTTGTTAAAGATCAGTTTGTTGAATTCCAG GAATCGACCATTGGTGCAGCTTTTTTCTCTCAAACACTGGCTGTGAATGATGCCACTGTGAAGTTTGAGATATGGGATACAGCTGGTCAGGAACGATACCATAGCTTGGCTCCAATGTACTACAGGGGTGCAGCTGCTGCAATTATTGTCTTTGACATTACTAATCAA GCTTCATTTGAGAGGGCGAAGAAATGGGTCCAGGAACTGCAGGCACAAG GTAACCCTAATATGGTGATGGCCCTTGCTGGAAACAAAGCTGATTTATTAGATGCTAGGAAGGTGTCTGCAGAG GAGGCAGAGATATATGCTCAAGAGAACAGCCTTTTCTTCATGGAAACCTCAGCGAAGACTGCAACAAATGTCAAAGACATATTCTACGAAATCG CGAAAAGACTACCGCGTGTTCAGCCAGCAGAAAACCCAACAGGAATGGTTCTCCCAAACGGACCAGGGGCTACAGCAGTGAGTTCATCGTGTTGTGCTTAG
- the LOC104724909 gene encoding probable aspartyl protease At4g16563 — protein METRTNVLFLFLLIITILLNSTKKIQARQHKNPSSSSSSFLVLALTKSSVSLPTPISQPQERIKKPLESSLDVVVMEPLREVRDGYLITLNIGTPQQAVQVYMDTGSDLTWVPCGNLSFDCIDCYDLKNNNLKSSSIFSPLHSSSSFRASCASSFCVEVHSSDNPFDPCAIAGCSVSMLLKSTCLRPCPSFAYTYGEGGLVSGILTRDILKARTREVPRFSFGCVASTYREPIGIAGFGRGILSLPSQLGFVEKGFSHCFLPFKFVNNPNISSPLILGASALSFDLTDSLQFTPMLNTPMYPNSYYIGLESVTIGTNITPTQVPLTLRQFDSQGNGGMLIDSGTTYTHLPVPFYSQLRTVLQSIITYPRATETESRTGFDLCYKVPCPNNNLTSLENDVKLVFPSITFNFLNNATLLLPQGNCFYAMSAPSDDSVVKCLLFQNMEDGDYGPAGVFGSFQQQNVKVVYDLEKERIGFQAMDCVLEATSHGLNQGS, from the coding sequence ATGGAAACCAGAAcaaatgttttgtttctcttcctaCTCATCATCACAATACTGTTAAACTCCACCAAAAAAATCCAAGCACGTCAACATAAAAACCCTAGttcctcctcatcttcttttcttgttcttgccTTGACCAAATCAAGTGTTTCTCTTCCCACACCAATATCCCAACCCCAAGAAAGGATCAAGAAGCCATTAGAATCATCACTAGATGTTGTAGTAATGGAGCCCTTGAGAGAAGTGAGAGATGgttatttaataactttgaacatTGGAACACCTCAACAAGCAGTCCAAGTGTACATGGACACAGGAAGTGATCTCACTTGGGTTCCATGTGGGAATCTAAGTTTTGATTGCATAGATTGTTATgatctcaagaacaacaatctaaaatcatcatcaatcttctccCCTCTtcattcatcttcatcttttAGAGCCTCTTGCGCTAGTTCCTTTTGCGTCGAGGTCCATAGTTCCGACAATCCTTTTGACCCTTGCGCAATTGCTGGCTGCTCTGTGAGTATGCTTCTCAAGTCCACTTGCTTACGACCTTGTCCCTCCTTTGCTTATACTTATGGTGAAGGGGGTCTTGTCTCTGGGATACTAACCAGAGATATATTGAAGGCTCGAACAAGGGAAGTCCCAAGGTTCTCTTTCGGTTGTGTAGCATCCACTTACCGTGAACCTATTGGCATAGCTGGATTTGGAAGAGGTATACTCTCTCTCCCCTCGCAGTTAGGCTTTGTTGAAAAGGGGTTTTCTCACTGTTTCTTGCCTTTCAAGTTTGTCaacaaccctaacatctcaAGCCCATTGATACTAGGAGCCTCAGCTTTATCGTTCGATCTCACCGACTCTTTACAGTTTACTCCCATGTTAAATACTCCAATGTACCCCAACAGTTACTACATCGGTTTAGAATCAGTTACAATAGGCACAAATATCACTCCCACACAGGTTCCTTTAACCTTAAGACAGTTTGATTCACAAGGAAATGGAGGAATGCTGATCGATTCAGGTACGACTTACACACATTTACCCGTTCCTTTCTACTCGCAACTCCGCACAGTTCTCCAATCAATCATCACATACCCGAGGGCCACGGAAACTGAATCAAGAACTGGCTTTGATCTCTGCTACAAAGTCCCATGTCCTAACAATAATCTCACTAGCCTCGAGAACGATGTAAAGTTGGTCTTTCCTTCAATTACATTCAATTTTTTGAACAATGCAACCTTACTTCTCCCTCAAGGTAACTGTTTTTACGCAATGAGCGCGCCTAGCGACGACTCGGTGGTGAAATGCTTGTTGTTTCAAAACATGGAAGATGGAGATTATGGACCGGCCGGAGTTTTCGGGAGTTTTCAGCAACAGAATGTGAAggtagtttatgatttggagaaagagagaataggGTTTCAAGCTATGGATTGTGTCTTAGAAGCTACTTCACATGGACTCAACCAAGGCTCATGA